In the Acidovorax sp. A79 genome, one interval contains:
- a CDS encoding Bug family tripartite tricarboxylate transporter substrate binding protein encodes MTSFNRRQILTQAAAASAVGALGASLAAPAWAQAAGATAAGARGAPAKASRLAPTLRIVIPANPGGGWDQTGRALGAALATVGAADQIEYENVGGKGGTIGLAKYAEKYGNDANTLLMGGMVMVGAVALQKPAVDLTHIQPLARLTSDYLVAAVAAKSPIKNAKDLAEAMRADLRAVPVAGGSAGGVDHIFAGVLARASKASPEGLVYKPFAGGSEVVDAVVSGGAAMGLSGYSEFSDAIAAGKLRAIGVSSRRSAFGLPAFREQGLDATMANWRGVFTGKGVPPARVAEMLAAVEAATAHESWLRTLKNNRWEPSWLTGKDLAEFMELDLTTARVMVYLLKLKA; translated from the coding sequence ATGACATCCTTCAACCGCCGCCAGATCCTCACCCAGGCTGCCGCAGCCAGCGCCGTGGGCGCGCTCGGCGCATCGCTTGCAGCGCCTGCCTGGGCGCAGGCCGCCGGTGCAACTGCCGCTGGCGCGCGCGGGGCGCCCGCCAAGGCCTCCAGGCTGGCGCCCACGCTGCGCATCGTGATCCCAGCCAACCCCGGCGGTGGCTGGGACCAGACGGGCCGGGCGCTGGGTGCGGCCCTTGCCACCGTCGGTGCGGCAGACCAGATCGAATACGAAAACGTCGGCGGCAAGGGCGGGACGATCGGACTGGCCAAGTACGCGGAGAAGTACGGCAACGATGCCAACACCCTGCTGATGGGCGGCATGGTGATGGTGGGCGCCGTGGCCCTGCAGAAACCCGCCGTGGACCTGACCCACATCCAGCCGCTCGCACGGCTCACCAGCGACTACCTGGTGGCGGCCGTGGCGGCCAAATCCCCCATCAAGAACGCCAAGGACCTGGCCGAAGCCATGCGCGCGGACCTGCGCGCCGTGCCGGTGGCCGGAGGCTCCGCGGGGGGCGTGGACCACATCTTTGCCGGGGTGCTGGCCCGCGCGTCCAAAGCCAGCCCGGAAGGCCTGGTCTACAAACCCTTCGCTGGCGGCTCCGAAGTGGTGGACGCCGTCGTGTCCGGCGGTGCGGCGATGGGCCTTTCCGGCTACAGCGAATTCAGCGACGCCATCGCGGCGGGCAAGCTGCGCGCCATCGGGGTATCGTCCCGCCGCAGCGCCTTTGGCCTGCCGGCCTTCCGTGAGCAGGGACTGGACGCGACCATGGCCAATTGGCGGGGCGTGTTCACCGGCAAAGGCGTGCCGCCCGCACGCGTGGCCGAGATGCTGGCCGCGGTCGAGGCGGCCACCGCCCACGAGTCCTGGCTGCGCACGCTCAAGAACAATCGCTGGGAACCCTCTTGGCTGACAGGCAAGGATTTGGCAGAGTTCATGGAGCTGGACCTCACCACGGCGCGGGTCATGGTGTACCTGCTCAAGCTGAAAGCCTAG